In Patescibacteria group bacterium, the following are encoded in one genomic region:
- the lepA gene encoding translation elongation factor 4, translated as MNQSEIRNFCIIAHIDHGKSTLADRFLELTGTVEKRKLKEQTLDTMDLERERGITIKLQPVRMEWKGHILNLIDTPGHVDFTYEVSRSLAACEGAILLVDATQGIQAQTLANYNLAREQNLKIVPVVNKIDLVNAETEKVRQDLAGLLRISTEEILLASGKTGEGVADILDKVINIVPAPSGNPQLTLRALIFDSFYNTYQGVVAMVRIVDGEITHEAKIKIIGTETQAEALEIGYFIPGRKKTEKLQAGEVGYIATGLKEVARCRVGDTITELVSMNQELGITPLPGYKEITPMVFSQIFCVDSNEYNKLKAALGKLKLNDASLSYEPVSSQALGFGFRCGFLGLLHMDIIRERLEREYNVNLVLTAPTVNYKIYPRSGEMTFLNNPAELPPLSEIDYIEEPYVAMDIITPVQYLGQVMELVQKRKGEYLNQQYLTSGITVLTYKIPLVKIILDFYDNLKSVSSGYASLSYKLAGYQKTEIILLDFLIAGDKIDALSMLVYPDEAFGIGRAMTGRLKKIIPRQMFEVAIQAAIGGKIIARETLGAFRKDVTAKLYGGDRTRKDKLLEKQKKGKKKMKKIGRIELPSEAFLAILKRE; from the coding sequence ATGAATCAAAGCGAAATCCGCAACTTTTGCATTATCGCCCATATTGATCACGGCAAATCCACGCTCGCTGACCGTTTTTTGGAATTAACCGGCACAGTGGAAAAACGAAAATTAAAAGAACAAACCCTGGACACTATGGATCTGGAGCGGGAAAGGGGGATTACGATTAAATTGCAGCCTGTGCGCATGGAGTGGAAGGGTCATATTTTGAACTTAATTGACACGCCCGGCCATGTTGATTTTACTTATGAAGTTTCACGCAGTCTTGCCGCTTGCGAAGGCGCGATTTTACTTGTGGACGCGACTCAAGGGATTCAGGCGCAGACTTTGGCAAATTATAATTTAGCGCGCGAACAGAATTTAAAAATTGTCCCTGTTGTAAATAAAATTGACTTGGTAAATGCCGAAACGGAAAAAGTGCGCCAAGATTTAGCAGGTCTATTGCGGATATCAACCGAGGAAATTCTGCTAGCCTCTGGCAAAACAGGAGAGGGAGTAGCGGATATCTTAGACAAGGTTATTAACATTGTCCCCGCGCCATCAGGGAACCCCCAACTGACATTACGCGCTTTAATTTTCGATTCTTTCTATAATACCTATCAAGGCGTGGTGGCCATGGTAAGAATTGTGGATGGAGAAATCACCCACGAGGCAAAAATAAAAATAATCGGCACCGAGACGCAAGCGGAAGCGTTAGAAATTGGTTACTTTATTCCAGGGAGAAAAAAAACTGAAAAATTGCAAGCGGGTGAAGTAGGTTATATTGCCACAGGGTTAAAAGAGGTGGCGAGGTGCCGCGTTGGCGATACTATAACGGAATTAGTAAGCATGAATCAGGAATTAGGAATCACTCCCTTGCCCGGCTATAAGGAAATTACACCAATGGTGTTTAGCCAGATCTTTTGCGTGGACAGCAACGAATACAATAAATTAAAAGCCGCTCTTGGTAAATTAAAATTAAACGACGCTTCGCTCTCTTATGAACCGGTTTCCTCGCAAGCTTTGGGTTTCGGTTTTCGCTGCGGATTTTTAGGCCTTCTGCATATGGACATTATCCGCGAACGTTTGGAAAGAGAGTATAATGTTAATTTAGTTCTGACGGCGCCGACCGTAAATTACAAAATCTATCCAAGGAGCGGAGAAATGACGTTTTTAAATAACCCCGCGGAATTGCCCCCGCTATCAGAAATTGACTATATTGAAGAGCCATACGTCGCAATGGACATTATTACACCTGTTCAATACCTGGGGCAGGTGATGGAGTTGGTGCAAAAACGGAAGGGGGAATATCTTAATCAGCAGTATTTAACGTCTGGCATTACGGTTTTAACCTATAAAATTCCGCTGGTCAAAATTATTTTGGATTTTTATGATAACCTCAAAAGCGTTTCTTCAGGCTACGCCTCTTTAAGTTATAAATTAGCCGGTTATCAAAAAACAGAAATTATCCTTTTGGATTTTTTAATCGCCGGAGACAAAATCGACGCTCTCTCCATGCTCGTATATCCGGATGAGGCTTTCGGCATTGGTCGCGCGATGACAGGGAGATTAAAAAAAATCATTCCCCGCCAAATGTTTGAAGTGGCAATTCAGGCGGCAATCGGCGGTAAAATTATCGCCCGCGAGACATTAGGCGCTTTTCGTAAAGATGTTACCGCAAAGCTTTATGGCGGTGACCGCACGCGTAAAGATAAACTTCTGGAAAAACAAAAAAAAGGCAAGAAAAAAATGAAAAAAATTGGACGGATAGAGTTGCCTTCCGAAGCCTTTTTAGCTATACTAAAAAGAGAATAA
- a CDS encoding mechanosensitive ion channel family protein translates to MLDQISRAFDNYWQITLYKMPILIIALLVFLIFVVIAKITRSFFNRLGNKIKLQTQEKFLIGYIANLLVIAMGVVIALGILGINLTALITGVGLTGLVVGFALQDVIKNFVGGAMILIQKPFRVGDQIRVDRYSGKVKEIKARYTVLRTFDGNDVLIPNQIISNQIIVCTTSFPKRRSDFIFCIKDDNSIKRAIEKGIEALIQTPGILEKPAPQVWINKIERGYIALRFFFWWTHWQEEGEILSVKSLALKNVKEKFDREGIMLHK, encoded by the coding sequence ATGTTAGACCAAATCAGCAGAGCCTTTGATAACTATTGGCAAATTACTCTCTATAAAATGCCGATTCTCATTATTGCCCTTTTGGTCTTTTTGATTTTTGTGGTTATTGCGAAAATCACCCGCTCTTTTTTTAATCGTCTGGGGAATAAAATCAAATTGCAAACTCAAGAAAAATTTCTCATAGGTTATATTGCTAACTTGCTCGTCATCGCTATGGGGGTAGTGATAGCGCTAGGCATCTTGGGAATTAATCTGACGGCTCTGATTACCGGTGTTGGTTTAACTGGTTTAGTGGTAGGTTTCGCGCTTCAGGATGTGATCAAAAATTTCGTGGGCGGAGCGATGATTTTAATCCAAAAGCCGTTTCGAGTTGGAGACCAGATTCGGGTGGATCGTTATTCCGGCAAGGTCAAGGAAATCAAAGCCCGTTATACCGTCTTGCGCACTTTTGATGGCAATGATGTCCTTATTCCCAATCAAATAATTTCAAACCAAATCATTGTTTGCACTACCTCTTTTCCAAAAAGGAGAAGTGATTTTATTTTCTGTATCAAGGACGATAACAGTATTAAAAGGGCGATAGAAAAAGGGATAGAGGCTCTTATCCAAACTCCGGGAATTTTAGAGAAGCCAGCGCCTCAAGTTTGGATCAATAAAATTGAAAGGGGATATATCGCGCTTAGATTCTTTTTTTGGTGGACGCATTGGCAAGAGGAAGGCGAAATCCTTTCGGTTAAATCTTTAGCGCTGAAAAATGTTAAGGAAAAATTTGACCGCGAAGGGATAATGCTGCACAAATAA
- the murJ gene encoding murein biosynthesis integral membrane protein MurJ yields MKQYNLSRSTIASASLILAFTAFLSKILGLLRDRLLASHFGTGTILDAYQISFLLPDFIYNLFIVGALSAAFIPIFLEVYQKRKKQAWNLAAELVGLLSIVIILILFVSYIFTPQIVNLLGKLAQSAGTKYNAGDLYLIIKLTRIMLIAPLLLGLSALFTGILQSFKHFLMPALAPIFYNLGIIGGILFLTPFWGIYGVAFGVLAGSFLHLAIQLPSLATAGFRFKPKWGFSMEVRRVIKLAIPRTFGLVAQQAGFWINKIIAFTLGVGAVSVYYFANNLQFLPISLFGVSIATATFPDLASFSNGQGKKQFIQTLSRSFCQIIYLTVPVSVIFLLLRAQIVRLVLGTGEFDWSSTIRTAATLGFFSISIFAQSLILLLARAFFALKDTKTPVIVSVISLLINIVLSVFLSKRIGVAGLSLAFSIASFMDMLALLIILRLKLENLDDTKIIKCGLKVILATILMGGAVYGSLYLIAPLVDMHRFWGVLVQAMGATIIGTATYFFLTLLLKCAEIKLILEKIKKINVRPNQQSL; encoded by the coding sequence ATGAAACAATATAATTTAAGCCGCTCCACAATCGCTTCTGCCAGCCTTATTCTTGCTTTCACGGCATTCCTCTCTAAAATTTTAGGGCTACTCCGTGATCGCCTTCTTGCTTCTCATTTTGGCACCGGCACTATTTTAGATGCTTATCAAATATCCTTCCTTTTGCCTGACTTTATTTATAACCTTTTTATCGTCGGCGCCCTTTCCGCGGCTTTCATCCCTATTTTTTTGGAAGTCTACCAAAAAAGGAAAAAACAAGCCTGGAATCTGGCCGCGGAGTTAGTAGGTCTTTTAAGTATTGTTATCATCTTAATCTTATTTGTAAGTTACATCTTTACGCCCCAAATCGTGAATCTTTTGGGTAAATTGGCGCAGTCTGCGGGCACAAAATATAACGCCGGCGATCTTTATTTAATTATTAAACTGACGCGGATAATGTTGATTGCGCCTTTGCTTTTAGGTCTTTCCGCTCTTTTTACGGGCATTCTCCAAAGCTTTAAGCATTTTCTAATGCCCGCCCTTGCCCCTATTTTTTATAACCTCGGCATTATTGGCGGCATTCTATTCTTAACTCCCTTTTGGGGAATCTACGGCGTGGCTTTCGGTGTCCTTGCGGGTTCTTTTCTCCATTTGGCAATTCAATTGCCTTCCTTGGCTACTGCCGGGTTCCGTTTCAAACCAAAATGGGGGTTTTCTATGGAGGTAAGAAGAGTGATAAAGCTGGCGATCCCGCGCACCTTCGGTTTAGTGGCTCAACAGGCGGGTTTTTGGATTAATAAAATTATTGCCTTTACTTTAGGAGTTGGCGCTGTGTCTGTGTATTATTTTGCTAATAATCTTCAATTTTTACCCATCAGTTTATTCGGCGTCTCTATCGCGACCGCCACTTTTCCTGACCTAGCTTCTTTTAGCAATGGTCAGGGGAAAAAACAATTTATTCAAACATTGTCTCGTTCTTTTTGCCAGATTATTTATTTAACCGTTCCAGTGAGCGTTATTTTTCTCCTTTTACGCGCCCAAATTGTGCGTTTAGTTTTAGGCACGGGTGAATTTGATTGGTCTAGCACTATAAGGACGGCGGCTACTTTAGGATTCTTTTCCATTTCGATTTTTGCCCAGAGTTTAATCCTTCTTCTTGCTCGCGCCTTTTTTGCTTTAAAAGACACTAAAACGCCAGTCATCGTAAGCGTAATTTCACTTTTAATCAACATCGTCTTGAGCGTATTTTTATCCAAAAGAATAGGCGTCGCTGGGCTCTCCTTAGCTTTTTCCATTGCGAGTTTTATGGATATGTTGGCTCTCTTGATCATCTTAAGGTTGAAATTAGAAAATTTAGACGATACTAAAATTATCAAATGCGGTTTAAAAGTTATTTTGGCGACTATTCTGATGGGTGGCGCGGTTTATGGCTCTTTATACTTAATCGCGCCTCTTGTGGATATGCATAGATTTTGGGGCGTTTTGGTGCAAGCTATGGGCGCGACGATCATTGGCACAGCGACCTATTTTTTCTTGACTTTACTTCTAAAATGTGCAGAAATTAAGTTAATTCTTGAAAAAATTAAGAAAATAAATGTTAGACCAAATCAGCAGAGCCTTTGA
- a CDS encoding DUF4012 domain-containing protein, whose protein sequence is MGQNIQNKKMQKENSTPCGWSPKMVKNQNFFPRNILLKNGRVVNLKVLEKPARQNGVIISPYVLNLKTKPEKNIQKDIPNLLNLKAAAPGYRLEKIYQKKQESAFPNTNVISRSLPPKNFIVREKRASSVFDYKEVESPRRFTKKAPRKAPHRRAGLASSQFWNPLQKWYRNQTSKINFLTIPRLSLKPVKVPIRSNPALIYKKKSLAAFLIFCLLGSTVISGLSFYQKTFDLKESVFAKANIAYARLNDAQNFLGEQDYNQASSAFAEASQNFAASLGETQKLGKITLQTLELMPLSNQLSQGPKILKVGEYLATTGEYLTLAVQPFQDVEAIYPSQVKTSEKSSHTLTAAILESRDNLNIALSNLQNAKDEINKVQVDKLDKDIQEKINLLQQNIPLLEANLKNFFSFSQDLLKILGHEKTKRYLLLFQNNNEIRATGGFIGSYGLLDLDEGQIKKLEIDGIYNPDGQLLEKITPPSPIRFVNTRWHTRDANWFPDFPASAEKVAWFFEKTGEPSVDGVIAITPNLMVELLKLTGPIEMPEYGTTIDANNFVMQTQKEVELEYDRKLNRPKQFLADLAPRVLNEILNTEKPQWLSLLRVFSKMLAEKHLLFYFFDPELQSFVAGQNWDGRIKDASQDYFELVNTNINGGKTDNMIKETINLTTTINDDGTIVNDVEIIRQHTGNSEWPSINNIDYLRLYVPKGSELIKAEGFDKVNLPPFSYEEMQYARDPLLEEIRKTSRTEETSGTTITEEFGKTCFGNWISVKPQEQARVRFQYKLPFQVKPSMLNNLDKYTLLAQKQAGSFGSTLNFKIILPSDLKLIWQYPENVSLSSENIISGTIILDTDKYFGIAVEKN, encoded by the coding sequence ATGGGGCAAAATATTCAAAATAAAAAGATGCAAAAAGAAAATTCCACTCCTTGCGGGTGGTCACCGAAAATGGTGAAAAATCAAAATTTTTTTCCTCGCAATATCTTACTTAAAAATGGCCGCGTAGTGAATTTAAAGGTTTTGGAAAAACCAGCGCGTCAGAATGGTGTTATTATTTCGCCTTATGTTTTAAATCTTAAAACAAAACCAGAAAAGAATATTCAGAAAGACATTCCCAATCTATTAAATTTAAAAGCTGCGGCTCCAGGCTATCGCCTGGAAAAAATATATCAAAAAAAACAGGAGTCCGCTTTTCCAAATACCAATGTTATTTCTCGCTCCCTGCCTCCGAAAAATTTTATAGTCCGAGAAAAGCGCGCGTCTTCTGTTTTTGATTATAAAGAGGTTGAATCTCCAAGGAGATTTACAAAAAAAGCCCCCCGGAAAGCTCCTCATCGAAGGGCAGGTCTCGCATCGTCCCAATTTTGGAATCCGCTTCAAAAATGGTATAGGAACCAGACCAGCAAGATTAATTTCTTGACCATCCCGCGCCTTAGCTTAAAGCCCGTCAAAGTACCTATTCGCAGTAACCCCGCTTTAATTTATAAAAAGAAATCCCTGGCAGCCTTTCTTATTTTTTGCCTTCTAGGATCTACTGTTATTTCGGGTTTGTCTTTTTACCAAAAGACCTTTGATTTAAAAGAGAGTGTTTTCGCGAAAGCGAATATCGCTTACGCGCGTCTTAATGATGCCCAAAATTTCTTGGGCGAACAAGATTATAATCAAGCTTCCTCGGCCTTCGCGGAAGCAAGCCAGAATTTTGCCGCAAGTTTAGGGGAGACGCAAAAACTAGGCAAGATCACCCTCCAAACCTTGGAATTGATGCCTTTGTCTAACCAATTATCGCAAGGTCCGAAAATTTTAAAAGTGGGGGAGTATTTGGCAACGACCGGGGAATATCTAACCCTTGCTGTACAGCCATTTCAGGATGTAGAAGCGATTTATCCGTCTCAAGTTAAAACATCGGAAAAATCTAGCCATACCTTGACCGCGGCAATTTTAGAATCCCGTGATAATCTCAATATCGCTTTATCCAACCTGCAAAATGCCAAAGATGAAATCAATAAGGTGCAGGTAGACAAATTAGACAAGGACATTCAAGAAAAGATTAATCTTTTACAACAAAATATTCCTCTTCTTGAGGCGAATTTAAAAAACTTTTTTTCCTTCAGCCAAGATTTATTGAAAATTTTGGGGCACGAGAAGACGAAACGTTATCTCCTGCTCTTTCAAAATAATAACGAAATTAGAGCGACAGGAGGATTTATTGGTTCTTATGGCCTTTTGGATTTAGATGAAGGTCAAATTAAAAAGCTTGAAATTGACGGCATTTATAATCCCGATGGGCAACTATTGGAAAAAATCACTCCTCCCTCTCCTATCCGTTTTGTAAATACGCGCTGGCATACGCGGGATGCTAATTGGTTTCCTGATTTTCCCGCCTCCGCGGAAAAGGTCGCTTGGTTTTTTGAAAAAACTGGCGAACCTTCCGTTGATGGCGTAATCGCTATAACTCCCAATTTAATGGTTGAACTTTTAAAACTCACTGGTCCTATTGAAATGCCAGAATACGGGACTACGATTGACGCTAATAATTTTGTGATGCAAACGCAGAAAGAAGTGGAATTAGAATATGATCGAAAACTTAATCGTCCAAAGCAATTTTTAGCCGATTTAGCGCCCCGCGTTTTGAATGAAATTTTAAACACGGAAAAACCTCAATGGCTCTCTCTGCTTCGCGTGTTTTCTAAAATGCTGGCGGAGAAACATTTGCTTTTTTATTTCTTTGACCCGGAATTACAGAGTTTTGTGGCAGGGCAAAACTGGGATGGCAGAATAAAGGATGCCTCTCAAGATTACTTCGAGCTGGTGAATACCAACATCAACGGAGGTAAAACAGATAATATGATCAAAGAAACGATTAATTTAACGACAACTATTAATGACGATGGAACAATAGTAAACGACGTAGAAATCATTCGTCAGCATACAGGCAACTCTGAATGGCCAAGTATAAATAATATTGATTATTTGCGGCTTTATGTGCCCAAAGGCAGTGAGCTCATAAAAGCGGAAGGATTTGACAAAGTTAACCTTCCTCCTTTTTCTTATGAAGAGATGCAATACGCGCGCGATCCGCTTTTAGAGGAAATCAGAAAGACCAGCCGCACCGAAGAAACCTCGGGAACGACCATTACCGAGGAGTTCGGTAAAACTTGTTTTGGCAATTGGATTTCTGTTAAACCCCAGGAACAAGCGCGGGTGAGGTTTCAATATAAATTGCCTTTCCAGGTCAAACCTTCAATGTTGAATAATCTGGATAAATATACGCTCTTAGCGCAAAAACAAGCGGGGAGTTTTGGCAGTACTTTGAACTTTAAAATCATTCTACCCTCTGATTTAAAGTTAATTTGGCAATATCCGGAGAATGTCAGTCTTTCTTCTGAAAATATAATTTCAGGCACTATAATTTTAGATACAGATAAATACTTCGGAATAGCAGTGGAGAAAAATTAA
- a CDS encoding glycosyltransferase family 1 protein, whose translation MTIGIDARMYGAKQTGIGNYIRNLTDCLFALDQKNRYIIFLLEPEFSSYEPPSSRVSKVKVKASWYTFSEQFSLPRDLNRYSVDLMHFPHFNAPVLYRKKYILTVHDITQKYFPGLDFLSALLRKQAYELIFAHNVNYAKKVISVSRYTKNDILKNFSVDADKIQVIYEGIDSRFTPLEKIHPLRNKFLTGFSEKGRKEAAATLKNKYNLDSPFILYVGVLREHKNVVGLIYAFNSLLQRYHLDCKLVLVGNPDPRYPKIQETIQKLKLNKRIVQVGFVPEEELVSFYQAASVLVLPSFREGFGFTPLEAMASGTPVASSKSTSLPEILGGAALYFDPYKIPEMAAAILKILNNRALKDDLIKKGRERIKMFSWEKCARETLDLYNTVLDES comes from the coding sequence ATGACCATAGGTATTGACGCGAGAATGTATGGCGCTAAGCAGACGGGTATTGGCAATTATATTCGCAATTTAACAGATTGTCTCTTTGCCCTTGATCAAAAGAATCGCTATATCATTTTTCTTTTAGAGCCTGAATTTTCTTCCTATGAGCCTCCATCGTCTCGGGTCAGTAAAGTGAAAGTCAAAGCTTCATGGTATACTTTCTCCGAACAATTTTCTTTGCCTCGAGATTTAAATAGATATTCTGTGGATTTAATGCATTTTCCTCATTTTAATGCCCCTGTCCTTTATCGCAAGAAATATATCCTCACCGTCCATGATATTACCCAAAAGTATTTTCCAGGACTGGATTTTCTCAGCGCCTTGTTGCGCAAGCAGGCTTACGAATTAATTTTTGCCCACAATGTTAACTATGCCAAGAAAGTAATCAGCGTGTCTCGTTATACCAAGAACGATATTTTAAAAAATTTTTCCGTGGATGCAGACAAAATTCAGGTTATTTACGAAGGGATTGACTCTCGCTTTACCCCGTTAGAAAAAATCCATCCCCTTAGAAATAAATTTTTAACAGGGTTTAGTGAAAAGGGTAGGAAAGAAGCTGCCGCGACCCTAAAAAATAAATATAATTTAGACAGCCCTTTTATCTTATATGTTGGTGTACTGCGAGAACATAAAAACGTGGTTGGACTAATTTACGCTTTCAATTCGCTCTTGCAAAGATATCACTTGGATTGCAAATTAGTTCTCGTGGGTAATCCGGACCCGCGTTATCCAAAGATTCAGGAGACAATCCAAAAACTAAAATTGAACAAAAGAATTGTTCAAGTGGGTTTCGTTCCGGAGGAAGAGCTGGTTTCATTCTATCAAGCGGCAAGTGTTCTAGTTTTGCCTTCTTTTCGCGAAGGATTTGGCTTTACTCCTCTGGAAGCGATGGCCTCTGGCACCCCCGTCGCTTCCTCTAAAAGCACTTCCCTGCCGGAGATTTTAGGTGGTGCCGCTCTCTATTTCGACCCTTATAAGATTCCAGAAATGGCGGCAGCGATCCTGAAAATTTTAAACAACCGTGCGTTAAAAGACGATTTAATTAAAAAAGGGCGCGAAAGGATAAAGATGTTCTCTTGGGAAAAATGCGCGAGAGAAACCCTAGACCTTTATAATACCGTACTGGATGAATCATAA
- a CDS encoding glycosyltransferase family 1 protein — protein MVIGVDLRPINTGEKSGVEEYTINLLSHLFFIDKKNQYKLFLNSFSAPKLNFKKLELLPNVKLYFFSYPNKILNSAFVFLKYPRADEMLKGIDLFFSPNLIFTNLSPQCKQIVTFHDLSFERHPEFFSWKRRLWHQFVLPRSAAQRAAGIIAVSSSTRFDLEKLYKIPRRKIRVIHSGILKRFKPRSRNHPFVVSVRQKYNLPPHFILYLGTLEPRKNLEGLILAFNEFKRRYKTQYKLVIAGRPGWMYRNIYKLAGKSPFSRDIMFIGFISVQHKPYLYNLADLFVYPSFYEGFGFPPLEAMASGVPVLSSNISSLPEVIGEAGILIDPYNVNEISEGIKFVLFNSRLKDRLIKKGITRAAEFSWSECARATLSFFEEVSPVGKQDSLTG, from the coding sequence ATGGTTATTGGCGTTGATTTAAGACCAATAAATACGGGCGAAAAATCAGGTGTGGAAGAATATACGATTAATCTTCTCTCCCACCTGTTTTTTATTGACAAAAAAAATCAATATAAACTCTTTCTTAATTCCTTTAGCGCACCGAAGTTGAATTTTAAAAAATTAGAGCTTCTTCCGAATGTCAAATTGTATTTTTTCTCTTATCCTAATAAAATATTGAATTCCGCCTTTGTGTTTTTAAAATACCCTCGGGCGGATGAAATGCTGAAAGGCATTGATTTATTCTTTAGTCCCAATCTTATTTTTACTAACCTTTCTCCCCAATGCAAACAAATCGTCACTTTTCATGACTTGTCGTTTGAGCGGCATCCGGAATTTTTTTCTTGGAAAAGAAGGCTTTGGCATCAATTTGTTTTGCCGCGCTCTGCCGCTCAAAGGGCGGCGGGTATTATTGCCGTTTCTTCCTCCACTCGTTTTGATTTGGAAAAGCTATACAAAATACCTCGCCGTAAAATAAGAGTAATCCATTCTGGTATTTTAAAAAGATTCAAACCACGGAGCAGAAATCACCCTTTCGTAGTTTCCGTACGGCAGAAGTATAATTTGCCCCCTCATTTTATTTTATATCTAGGTACGCTTGAACCGCGCAAGAATCTTGAGGGTTTAATTCTAGCCTTTAATGAGTTTAAGCGGCGCTATAAAACCCAGTATAAACTGGTCATTGCCGGTCGGCCGGGTTGGATGTATCGCAATATTTATAAGTTAGCTGGCAAATCTCCCTTCAGTCGTGATATAATGTTTATAGGATTTATTAGCGTGCAACATAAACCGTATCTTTATAATCTAGCGGATCTTTTTGTATATCCATCATTTTATGAAGGCTTCGGTTTTCCACCCTTGGAAGCGATGGCTTCGGGCGTGCCCGTATTGAGTTCAAATATTTCTTCTCTGCCCGAAGTGATAGGGGAAGCGGGTATTTTAATTGATCCTTATAATGTTAATGAAATTAGTGAGGGGATAAAATTTGTTTTATTTAATTCTCGTCTGAAAGATAGATTAATCAAAAAAGGTATCACAAGAGCGGCGGAATTTTCTTGGTCGGAATGCGCCCGCGCCACACTTTCTTTTTTTGAAGAAGTAAGCCCCGTTGGAAAGCAAGATTCTCTAACGGGGTAA
- a CDS encoding Wzz/FepE/Etk N-terminal domain-containing protein, which translates to MDFKKFLQILWHEKSIIAGVIILVMVVTLFFGLFQPPVYRTYLDVEVKRANRPPAQDYQYDEYYAIQAANLVTDTIQSWLRNKNFSRQVFIEAGFSEDQYGEWNNFIASRKLSSQNLELKITADNKKTALQLAKIIKTVIESRVARLNLDPEGQSAFIADIQVGSVEQEMVNFLFLFLASAGGGLLLGVFLALVFFYWEK; encoded by the coding sequence ATGGATTTCAAAAAATTTCTTCAAATTTTATGGCATGAAAAAAGTATTATCGCGGGGGTGATAATTTTAGTTATGGTCGTCACTCTTTTTTTCGGTTTATTTCAACCCCCTGTTTATCGGACTTACCTGGATGTAGAGGTAAAAAGAGCGAATCGACCCCCCGCGCAAGACTATCAGTATGATGAATATTACGCTATTCAAGCCGCGAATTTGGTTACCGATACAATTCAAAGTTGGTTGAGAAATAAAAATTTTAGCCGGCAAGTTTTTATTGAGGCCGGCTTTTCCGAAGATCAGTATGGAGAATGGAATAATTTCATTGCAAGCCGGAAGTTGTCCTCCCAAAATTTAGAATTAAAAATAACCGCTGACAATAAAAAAACTGCCTTGCAACTTGCCAAGATTATCAAAACGGTGATTGAAAGCAGGGTCGCTCGTTTAAATTTAGATCCGGAGGGGCAATCTGCTTTTATAGCGGATATCCAGGTCGGTTCTGTGGAGCAAGAGATGGTTAACTTTCTTTTTCTATTCCTAGCTTCGGCGGGCGGCGGTTTACTTTTAGGCGTTTTTCTGGCTTTAGTTTTCTTTTATTGGGAAAAATAA